DNA sequence from the Cohnella herbarum genome:
CGATCAAGTTACGGGCGTTCGCCCGGCTATGTTAAAATTGCTGCTGACCGTTGTACTGGGCGCATTCGGCGTTGCGATGGTATTACCGTTTCTCTGGATGCTGTCCACGTCTTTCAAAGTACCGATAGACGTCTTTAATTATCCGATCGAATGGATACCGAAGAACTTTAATTGGAACAACTACTCGCGCGTCTGGAACGGATCGCAGCCGTTCGATTTGTATTATTTCAACTCCGTCAAGGTAACGATTATTACGGTGTTGGGAACGGTCATCATTTGTTCCGCCGCGGCTTATGGATTCGCGCGAATTCAATTTAAGGGTAGAGATGCCGTATTCTTCATTTTCTTGGCAACGCTTATGATACCGGATCAAGTCACGTTGGTGCCCCGGTTTATCATTTTCAATTATCTCGGCATTTACGACACCCATGCGGCATTGATATTGCCGGGGATGTTTACCGCATTCGGCGTGTTTCTGCTTCGGCAATTTTACGTGGGCATTCCCGAGGATTTCTCCGAGGCTGCCAAAATCGAAGGGGCAGGCCACTTCCAGACGTGGATACGCATTATCGTTCCGCTATCGAAACCTTCGCTTGTGTCTTTAGTGATCTTGAGCTTCACTTGGAACTGGAATGAATTCGTTAACCCGCTCGTTTTCCTGGCCTCTAAGGAGCTGTATACGATTCCGCTCGGGCTCACCAACTTCATCGATGAATCCGGAACGGACTACACCTTGATGATGGCGGCGGCGGTCAGCTCGATACTGCCCGTCATCCTCTTGTTCCTCGCTTGCCAGAAATGGTTCATCGAGGGGGTGGTGTCCAGCGGCGTGAAGGGCTGATCGGTCCATGCGATGTACGATAACAACAACTGAAAAGGGAGATGTCGTATGAATAAAGTGAAAACGTCTAGTTTGATGCTCGTGTTGATTCTGGCTCTTATCGTTACGGGATGTAGCTCCAATAATAATAATAATAATAGTAAGCCTTCTGCCTCCGCGGGAGAAAACGGTTCGAATAACGTCATCAAATTGAAGTTCTGGGGAGCAGTCCCGGAGGAGAACGGACCGAAACAAGCGGTGGAGAACTGGAACAAAGCCAATCCGGACATTCAGGTCGAATACGTTCGCTTCGTGAACGACGAAAGCGGCAATACGAAGCTTGAAACGGCGTTGCTGGCGGGCGATCAAGTCGATCTGTTCATTAACTACCGCATGGACAAGCTGTCCAAGCGGATTGACGCAGGCATGGTCGAGCCTCTTGATAGCTATATCGAGAAAAGC
Encoded proteins:
- a CDS encoding carbohydrate ABC transporter permease is translated as MNDQVTGVRPAMLKLLLTVVLGAFGVAMVLPFLWMLSTSFKVPIDVFNYPIEWIPKNFNWNNYSRVWNGSQPFDLYYFNSVKVTIITVLGTVIICSAAAYGFARIQFKGRDAVFFIFLATLMIPDQVTLVPRFIIFNYLGIYDTHAALILPGMFTAFGVFLLRQFYVGIPEDFSEAAKIEGAGHFQTWIRIIVPLSKPSLVSLVILSFTWNWNEFVNPLVFLASKELYTIPLGLTNFIDESGTDYTLMMAAAVSSILPVILLFLACQKWFIEGVVSSGVKG